CTAAAAGAATTTCTTACATGCTTGCACCTCGGCCCACCTAGAACGCTGTGACCACATGCCTTTCCTCTTCCCCACAGGTGGCTTTGGGAATCCCGCCAACTGACATCCAAGCTAAAAACATGACCTGGTGTCATTACTGTAGGCTGAGCTCCCTAAAGTATACATATCTGCATCCGTTTGTTTCCAGGCTCCCTCATCATTAATGTGTTCTTTGATGTTTCCTTATAAGCTCTGAATGTGAAGTCTGATTCTGCAGCTAAATTCCCGTAACGAATATGGCTAAATTACCAAGTCACGTCCTCCAGAAAACAGAGATgtgttcaattttatttattaaagaagtAGTTCCCACATATTTTGCATTGGCGGGGCAATGAGGACCAGGCACTGAATGCCCCTAGAGTCGAGCTGGGGATCTAAAGGCAAGAAGCTCGCATTAAGCCACCTTGAATTGGACAGTGATAGCATAAGTGCAGTTGAATCCAAGCATTAACAACGGTGTCTACCGAGAAGGATGCTGGTGGTTTGGGACCAAGCTCTGACATCCCTGAGCTGCCAGTGATTTTCCAAAATTGGGTGACTAGTTCCGTGGGCTCCAGCTTCTCATGCAGGACGCGGGACTTGGACAAGTGGAGTCTCCCGGTTTCGATGACAAGAGCCTCATAGGGCTGAAGGGCGCATTCTTCACCTGAGACAATGTGCTGGGTGATGTCCGCTGGACCACTCCGCGCACCAGGCCTTCCAACGATGGCGTCTTTGCGGTCGCTGCGTGTGGCAACAGCGACACCACCTGGAGAGAGGTAACTCTAGCACGTGACTTTCCGCGGGCCTGAGTGCCGGTGCTGCTTCTCAACATTCAGCTTTGCAGTCTGCGAGCTTCAAGCATGGCCAGACGAGTGAAGTCACACTTTGCGGGTCCGAGGACCCGCCCCTGGGGGTTAGGTTTCGCGCGACGGACACGGAGGACAGTGTCCAAAGCCATAAAGACTACTGCGCCTGCGCACTCTTACCTTTGAGCGAACTCGTCACCGCTTGAGAAATTTGTCCTAGACGACTTACCATCTGTTTCCAAGACAACCCGAGAGCCTCCTGGCAACAGTGCGCGGCCTGCGCCGGTCTCCCGGCCCATCCGTGCAATGACTGCAGCAAGTCCCAGCGTCTTCCTGCTCATGGTCACCGGGCAGGTAGAGAGCGCACAGGTAAGCAGTCCTGGACTCCGCCCGGGGACGGCCTGTTTCTCTCCCCGGGCTCTTCGCTCAGCTCCTAGAAAGCCAAGATGCTTTGAGCATCTCAAATAAATGGAAAGGAGAAGCAGCATTTGAGAACCTTGGCTCCAGGTAGATGGACCGGACAAGCTTGAGTGAAAACAGACCTCGAGGCGTTCAGCTGGTACCACTTGGATCCAGTTTACTTGGTTGAGTGGTGGCCTAGGACTAATGGGACTGAAGACTCAGCTGATCCATTTAACAGCTGGGAACTTACCTGAAGGCAGTGGCCAAGGTGGGATTTGACCCAGGTCCGTCTGAGAGACAGAACTTTGCTACATTATTCTGGGCTGCTTGTTGAAAATGCCCATTATTCCTACATATTCTGAGGTTTGGCTGACATGATTTAAGTTCTGCCAAGTCTGAAGCTCAGTAGGTGTTTCTGCCTTCCCATTCATTGGTACTGCGTCCTTCCTCCCTGTTTTCCTCTATCCGATTAGAGGATGCCTGGGCTGCTTACTCTGGACACCTTCCTTGACGTCTGCCCTGGGCCTTCCTTTCTGGACGCTCAGTTCTAGCCATGTTCTTTGGCCCTGTAGCTTCTAGGTTTCACGTGAGCATCATTTCTGTAGAGCTAATTTGTGCCCAGCACTGGTGACACGCTGAGGCATGAAACCTGTTCCTTCTTCAGTCTAACAGGGTTATCAGATAGACATTGGATAACCACATGCAGAAATGCAGAGAAGCGAAGGGAGCCAAGCAATGATCCTTAAGCCAGCTAGAGACTGAGGGGAATTCTGAAAGATGGGCAAGGGGCCTACCACATGTGGACTgagaaagacaagacagaaagcAGACCCTGAGCAAAATAACCTACCGGTATTGGCAGTCTGGGACTAAGCCTGACTTCCTGATTTCCATTCCCTGCCCGCACTGAAGTCCATGTCCACTTCCTCAGTCCCAGATGCCTCTTTCCTAATTCCTGTCCACTGCATCTGCCTAGCTAATGTGTGGGCCCAGTTTGCACTTTCTAGACAGAATCCTGTATACTTTTTCTCTCAGTTTCCAGAGTATGATGACCTCTACTGCAAGTACTGCTTTGTGTACGGCCAGGACTGGGCCCCAACAGCGGTAAGTTGGACTCATGGGCCTCCTCTGGTTAGAGTTTTGGTGATTCCTGAATCATACCCTTCTATTCAAGACCAagctacagtgtgtacttacatataataaataaatcttttaaaaaaatggaattaaTCTCTaatatatattgaaacatcctttttaaaaaaaaaactattagaaaaaccaaaaaatattaaCATGCCCATGGTACAAATGAAGAAGCTTGGGCTCAAAGAAGTTGGgcttttactttattctttccatttgtttggtATTATATATGTAGCCCAGCTTGACCTTGAATTCTtagagatgctcctgcctcagccttctgtgctggattacaggcatatgctatCCTGCTTGGCTGGCTTCCACTTTTTAAACTTGTCTGGTATTGTAGTGGTCTGCACTGCAGCTGCTTCCTGTGGTAAAAGACTCCTTAAAACCTTAAGAAGAGATCCTTCATTTTGTCCTGGCTCCTGGTTGTTTTCTGCTGCCTGAGAAGGGgccatgttttgttttcaggtGGGGGTATTGGCTGATGCTGTCCAAAGCCACTGGCAGGTGGTTCTCCAGAGCCTGCCTGGTTAGGCTGCTGCTTTTCCATCTCAGCTGCTACCAACAGACTCCAGGGGTACACCAGGGAACCCAGTAGTGACTGTATTCTATAAACTAGCTTTCCCCAAAACAAATGCAATGTTTAGGTCATCTCTGACCTTAGTGTCTAGGTAGACGGGTGGAATGAAGAGGGAGTGGATCAGGAGCTAGAGTGTACAAGTAACTGGGAGGGTAGAATCTAGACCAAAGCATTGTGGATAAATATTTAAAGGGAGAGTGGAAAGAAGCAACACAGAACTTAAGTGATCTCCCCAACTTGCCTACTTAGACAGAAAGGTCATAGGTTCTTGGAACTCAAACCAGCTATCTCTGTGTCTATTTCTATTCAGGGTCTGGAGGAGGGGATCTCACAGATAGCATCCAAGAGCCAAGATGTACGGCAAGCACTGGTGTGGAACTTCCCCATCGACGTGACCTTTAAAAGTACCAACCCCTATGGCTGTGAGTCTGTGGGCCATACTGGAAGGGGGAGATCTTCTGCCGCATCTGCCACCACTCTCCTTCTTTAGGCTGCCCTGCCAGTGTCTGAGTTTGTGCCCCAGCTTTTAATGCACTCAACATTTGCCTTTTTTGTTAAATGCAGTTTGCACATGGAGCCTGCAATGCTGCAGCCACGTGCCCGGAGGGTCTGACCCCAAGTCGTCCAGCTTCCCATTGTAGTTCTCCAGTCAGCTCCAGTATCTGCTCATCCTGTACTAGTTGCTCAGGGCCCACTTCTGAGCCTTCTGCTGGTGTTCTGGGTGAAGCTTTCCCCTATAGCCACTCGGTTTCTAATCCAAGTCCTTGCAAAGCAAGCAGAACAATGGAGGTTGACCAGGACAGGCTAAGGTTGATCTGCCAAGGTTAGCAAGCCTGTAGTCTCATGGCAGTTCAGAGAACACTGAGTGTACTGTAGTACTGAACCTGCCTGCCTGAGTCTTTCTGAGCACATACCCAACAGAGAAGAGCACACAGTGTGACTGATCTGAAACTTACTGCAACAGTTCTCAAAGGAACAGCTCATGTGCCCACAATCACAGTTAACTGCAGTATACGGTGGTGGTCAGGTATTTAGCACCGAGAATGAACAAGCCACTATACAGGAACAATCTGAGTAACTCCCAGGTTACCTTTTGGTGGCAGAGTAATAGTGTGGAAGGCACAGATTTCTTCATCCTTTACTGAGCACCGCCTGTGGTTGGTACTATTCCAAGGCTTTTAGACACAAGAAAGGTCATGAGAGAAAAGGTTGTACTTGTCTGAGGCCGTTCAACAGTAATTACAGAGCCAACTTCCAGGCCTTACCTGTCATTTAGAGTAGCAGATAGTAGTAGATCTGTCTGCTACATAGAGAGGGCAGACACCTTAGTAGGCCTGACTGGATATGAAAAGGAAGCATTTGGAAACGTCAGTGTGTTAAGGAAAAAATACCTGAAAGGCCATGATTTCCCACAGGGTATCACAGTTGATGAAAACCACACGCATCAGTCAGTGAGGAAGAAAGCAGGGCTCAGGGTTCGCAGAGGGCCTCCACAGGACTTCCTGTGTCTACTAAATGTTCTGGCTCTGTCTTCCCAGCTGTGAGCTGAGGTATAGAGAGCACTTCCAGGGCCCCAGCAGCGATACAGAAGGTGGCGGGGGAACAGAAGCCCTGGGTGTGGACAGGGTTCCCAGGGCTTTGGCCATCATGCTCTTGAACGTCTGTTCCAGAATTGAGCTAGGCACACCATTTACTACTTCCCTTCCCTGGTTTTCCTTAATACCAACCTTGTCCTTCCCAAGGGCCACAGATTGTACTCAGTGTCTACGGGCCGGACGTGTTTGGGAATGATGTCGTACGAGGCTATGGAGCAGTGCATGTGCCTCTCTCTCCCGGAAGGTAGGTGCCCACTCTTGCCCTGGCGGCTGGCCTGCAGTGTGCCCCTGACTGAGCAGGCAAACCTTGACAACAGCAGCTTTAGACTCAGGCTTTCTGACCACTGCTCCTTCCTCTGACTTGGGCAAGTTATGTTAAGGGGCCTGGGTATAGTCCTGCACCCTGGAAAAGACCCACATAGGTAGGTGATGTGTACTGCTGGAGGTAGTGAgtgtaaaaagaagaaagtccTGTGTAAAGCCACATACCTTGATCTATTCCTCAGCACATCTCTCTATGAAAACATTTGTTTCAGGCACAAAAGGACCATCCCCATGTTTGTGCCAGAGTCTACATCTACACTACAGAAGTTCACAAGGTAGGTCTTCTGCTTGCTCTTGATCTCATTGGGCAGCACCTTCCACTCTCTTGAGACCTGGAAATCTCACCGGTCTTTAGGTTGCTGTGCCTAGAGACAGATGGAACAGGGATGCCAGCAGGTGCCACTGCTTAGTCCTTGTACTTCTTTGGCCACTTTCTGGTAGCTTGAGGCTGTAAGGCTTTCTTCTGTGCCCTGCCAATTCTTTGCCACATGGAAAGCAGCATGAGGCAAATGCCTTAAGATAGTCACAGTGACACTAGGTTATGAGGCCTTCATGCATTGGCCCCCCAGGGACAAGAGCAGCCTTCATGAGGAATCTAAGAATCATGTTCACACGTAGGGCCCAGTGGTCTCTTTGCAGGCCCTGAGGAAGACTTAGTTAGGAGCAGCTAGTGGCCAGGATAAGACAGTAAGAAGGTCCCACACAACAGGACAGACACCTTGAGGATGCCTTGGAGGAAAGGCATACCCTTTGCCACATCCAAATAGGGATTAGAAGGGCTGCTAGCCCTTCTACTCTACTGCACGCTACCTCTGCTCCCCTGTTGGTTGACAAggatgagaagaaaatgaaggcccACTGGGTTCCCAGGCAGCAGCCAGTGAGCAGCTTCTTGTAAGTCAGTATCAGGCAGAGGGACCTGGTCAGATCCTGATAGGGAGAGAGCTCAACCGAGGAAGCCATCTGAAGTCTGTACAGGGAAGGGACAAAGTTCTTAAGGCTCCAGCCTTAA
Above is a genomic segment from Mus caroli chromosome 11, CAROLI_EIJ_v1.1, whole genome shotgun sequence containing:
- the B9d1 gene encoding B9 domain-containing protein 1 translates to MTAASPSVFLLMVTGQVESAQFPEYDDLYCKYCFVYGQDWAPTAGLEEGISQIASKSQDVRQALVWNFPIDVTFKSTNPYGWPQIVLSVYGPDVFGNDVVRGYGAVHVPLSPGRHKRTIPMFVPESTSTLQKFTSWFMGRRPEYTDPKVVAQGEGREVTRVRSQGFVTLLFNVVTKDMKKLGYDTGPVDTQGVLDPSPPQSNPQ